The window AGCGCGGCGATTACCTCCACAGCTGTTGAATTGTGCGCCTTTCTAGACTCACTTTTTAGGCCCGGCTGCGTAGGAACAAAACTCCCTTTGGCCCATTGTTATGTCAAGAAATTATATATTACGTGTAATATCTCTTACTTCCACCCACTGGCTGTTTGGATTGGAAAAGGCTTTGTTCACGAGCCAAAACAGCATTTAACAACTCAGATTTATTATTGCAGCGTTTCACAGGAGGTGAGAAGACTGGTCAGGCGGCAGGTCCAACAGTTTCAAAAAAGAAGTCAACAAAGGTGCCATTTTGTCTGCTGATACTGCACATGCCCAGTGGTGagagaagtattcagatcctttactgaagtacaagCAATACTGCACTTTAAGTTATTCAAAAGTACAAGTAAGTACTAtaagcaaaatgtacttaaggGATCAAAAGCAGACAAATGGTCCTGTCAGTGTTTCGCTATTTCtcatgatgtttttggattaataatactgcaacattaaagtgttATGCTGCATCTTACTGCTGGGGATGTTTAAGATCGAGCTCACTTTAACTTCTTTACCATTGGGTAGATTCTCTGCATCTTATTCTATAAAATCATCTTTTATCTGTAACCTGGAAAGCAACTAAAGCTGTtcagacaaatgtaatggagtaaaaagtacaatattttatCTGagatgtagtgaagtagaagtatagAGCTGCATAAAATGGAAGTACTCAGGTAAAGTACCTcgaatttgtacttaagtacgatacttgagtaaatgtactttgttacattcCGCCAAgtcaaaatataacaaaatatgtGTACTTCATTGTTAAAGTACACGCTCGCTAGTGGACAACAGACTCCAGATTCATTGCAAGACACATGGACACGATGAAACATGACACATCAAAGAAAATGCTTTTGGCTATCAGCATATTCATAAACATGATCCATCTCAGTAGCTTCATGCCTCAGAACCACAGATGTTATGATACTAAACTCTTGTGCAAGgactttttatatatatatatatatatatatatatatatgtatgtatgtacgtaaTATACCCTGATTTTAACAGGTTAACACTTGTCTAGTCTCTACAGCTGCTCAGCTAAAGCTCTGCAACTtaataacacacaacacacaactgCATCAAGTTTCGACCAGCGCGTTCGAGCTGTGAGTGAAGACAGACACCGATGACGTCGCACAGAAGCTTAAAACACCAGACACTTCCTTGTGTTATCCTTGCACCATCACCCCAAAAAGTTTACGAGAGTGGCATGATTGTGTACACACTGTGGTGTATGGATGCACATTAACCATTCccttccctccacacacactcctcccaaTCAAGGCCATTATTATCCCAGGCGTGCTGCAGGCTCCCAAAATATCTGTCACGCAGCTGTCGGCACCTCTCTGCTAAGCAGCTGGAGAGGTTCTGAGGCACTCCCACTTTCTACCCCGATGGCTCATGCAGTACACCCTCGCCCTGAAGGACGGAGGGGCAAAACAAGCTCCCCTAACACTGCAGAGTCATTCCCCAccagtctgctgtgtttgttttcttgtcaaagCCACCCCTGAGAGGTCTGTGCACTTATGAGCAATAAAGTCTGAGACAAATGGTGTGCATGAGGCATGAAAATGAGCCACCAAGACTTTAGGAAGCTTGGTGGGCTGAGCTCCTTTGCACAGTTTCGAATATATTTGCCTCTGGTGCAAAGATGAAGCCCACATGTTGATCTGATTATTTAGGCGACAAGGAATGAGAGGCTGTGTTTGGTGATTTAAGAACAGCTGGGTATCTTGTAAGGCACGATGCAAACATAAAAGAGACCAGGAGGACAAATCCtcaaagttaaaataaataaaagatattcagatttattttatgTAGAACCGGTTATGTTAGTCTCTGCCAAGCAATGCAGTTCTACAACAACCATGGCCACTGTGGTGAAGTAGAAAGCTCGCCAGCGTTCATTGAATATTTTTCAGGGCAAAAATATGCCTTTGAATTGTACAAGTAACGTCAAGTTAATTCAACAAGACACGTCAAGTTAAAGAAATGATTTTAGTGGATAcaagatggatggagaaaagCAGGACACCTCCTCATGGTGACTGTCGGGGCCAGTATTTATGGCTGGGGGCTGAAACGCACATTTAAACCTTCAGTCTCCTGCCAACTCGTTACGCTCCATCCCACTCACAGTGGCCGCCTCTCAAAGCACCGATAGGAGGAGAAAGAACATACCGCGCTTCCTGTTGAGATTTCGACGGAGAGCGAGACAGATAGACGTAGTGTGTGCTCTGGAAAATCTCAGCTGCTCTCCTATGGTTAGGATAATGTATGACTGCAACTAATCTAGTGTTAGCCTTCAGAGCATGAGTCCTTCTTGAGTTTATGCCAAGATTTGATTAGAAACAGTCTTACTACATGTCtgggtagtttttttttttctctttctttttttccccatttctctcttttcctcagtCCTGATttcctttgtttgctttcaAGCCTCTTCATAGGCCTGATATCATTCTTATACAGCAAAAGAGTTATTCTAACAATACCTCCACAGTAACAAAACTGGCGCTTGTGACTAACAACACCATCCTTTTCTGACGTGCCAAGGCCTTCTTGCAATGAGAGCGACATCATTATATCAACTTGAGGAGCATTCTTCCTGTCTTACCCCCGATCCTTGGCTTGTCCCTTCTTGCCTTCAAGCAAGCAGGAAATGGCTGCATGCAAGATTTAAGATCTGAGATCAACAACATGGGAGACGGCTGCCACTGAAAAACTGGGCACCGACTtaaaagcaaatttaatctacTCTGGATAGCTACCACCTCCTGTGTAGTTCATACCAACAGTGTGATACAGTCGTTTTATTGCGATGTGTATTATTAACCTGAATGTCTTACATTTCCACACAGTTCTCTGCATGTATAGCGAAGGTCAAGTCCGCCAGGTCGATATAAAAAGCACCCAGATGGGTCGTGCAACATACACATCAAGATTTactgagagaaaatgactttgtgaggagctgttttttttcctggacGAAGTTACATGCACGGCATCTGATTCTGTTTAGTTTTGACGGCCTGAGATCCAAAGATTGACTTGAAATATTCACAAAATCACAGTCACGTCTCTCCTCATTTGgactctctctttcctcctttctttgttgttttcccctggagaaagacaaaagcaacCAAATAATGCTGAATTTTCCATCATGGTCTCCAAACCCCTCCTCCCAAAACCCTAAAACAATCTCAGTCTCTTTACCACCAGCACCCCACCCCATGCCGCTTGTCTTCATTCTCTCACTCTTCATTCGTTTCTCTGCTTCAGTGCAAAGCCAAACAAGCCAGCCATTAAGTTGAGTTAAGCGCAGGAAGTGGCCCTTCGGGCCAGGCGGCACTGTTTACTAGGAGCTAGTCGGGTTTCAGCGGTGCTTTGAAGTGAGCAGCACACAGGAGACTGTCTGTCACTCGGCAAAGGCCCAGCACCGCTCCACTGACTCACTCGCATTCCCCCCATTCATCTGAGCAGAGAGGGGGAAGGAGGGTGGAGGCAGAGTGGGTGTAAGAGGGTAGATTTATGGTTTTTCCCCCCTCAGAGTATCTGTTCCTACCTTTAATcactctcacctgtctgttATTACAACCTTTCTTTATTCAAGCCCAGATAAGGATTCAAGAAAGCAAACATCAACTTGTCCAACAGGTCATGAGATATAAGAGAAGTCCCTTGACAGTAAAGATCTGCTACACGCTCATGCCACTCATCATACTGTAACCGACAGAGGTACAGCCTAACGTGGTGAttatgtgctgttttctgtgccCGTTGCAGCAACTatatgaatgcacacacacacacacacacttctatacTGTATGTGCGTGCAACTCTCAAACGCCTGCTGCTCGCCCAGGGCCTCTGCTCTGAGGCAAGAGGATCAACTTTCTCCAACACACCCATCTACTTCATGACATCACCGCAGCGAAGGCTCAATTTCAGCCGTGCATGGCTTGGGGGATTCCAACTTGGCAGCGAGCGCAGTGGTTCCAGAGAAGTAACACTACAGCAAAGCTGAACACTCTTGTTTTCCCTTCACCAAACAGGCAGGAGGGAACGTTTTCACACCtatgcagcagcacagacttttCTTGCCAAATTCCTGTTGATTTAACTGAGCCCTCTCTGACaacaggctaaaaaaaaaaaaaaaaaaaaggtttcttgttttgtttagcACTTGAAGGCGATGTTAGTGTACATGTGTGAGGAAGCCCTCTGCCACATTCCTACAGGCTGGCACCGGTCCCTCTGACACAAAACACTTAGATGCGAAATATATCAGAATATACTGACAATTTGGGTGATAAATGCTTAACAGGGGAGGTGTGTTCAGCTGACACTTTCAGTATAAACTCATTCCTTGTATTTCCCAGATGGCTACAGTCTTGTGTAAGAAGCTAATTTCCATTAAGAATTCCAATAATCTTTTACTGCTGCCAGCCAGTCTGAGGCAACAGATGTTCAGGTGTGACACAACCTTCACCCCCCTTGAGAAAACAACATGGCTGTTCCTTTATCAAAGAAAATCACTTGTTATCGAGACGTTATTTAATCATAAAAGAATACTGAACataaggagggaggaaaaaataaagaaaagcactCAATACTGTTTTTCCCCCGTGACTGAGGAGTTAAAAATCAAGCATGTGATTTCTAGTTATCTGACGATATCTGCGCATTTTGCAGTCTCAGCACATGTTTTTGGTTAAAGAGGAGTCACAGTACAGTGAGCTAAAAAGCAGCTGGGATATCATCCAACAGAGTGAAAAGCAGACATTCTTTTAATtcataaaaaatgtcatttataaCCAGCAATTAATAGAAAAGGAGCATGACTAGATCTACAGTATGTGGCATTCTTACAGTGCAAAAAGTAAAACAGGTACACTTGCAGATGAGGAAAAGTATTTACTTtctttaaatacaaatatataatttcatgtttttacaaatactatttacaatttcacCTATGAAATGTTTACAGAGGGAATAAACTGCCATTCTTCCACCGCTCTCCATGTTCTTGGCTGCGGGACCATCGCTCCCTTTGAGTTTATGTGGGCTTTAAGAGAAGCGCcagagggggggaggagagCATTTCAGCACATGGCGTCCATAGCCATGCTTGTTATTTGTTCAGACAGTCAGGTTCAGTCCTTATTTATCCAGCTTGCCCCTCAGTCAAACTCTGACCCTCAGTTTGGCATGCATGTGTGGCTATAAAGCTGAGGTGAATACAAATGCTTGAAGAACCTATAGCTACTCACTGTGCTACTTACCTATCACATCTGAAACAGGTAATAATACACAAATTAGTCCCGGCAACATTTAGTCTTTGTTCTACACAGTGGTCTCTCCGTGTTTGCCATTTGTGAGCCGTGTGTAGAACTTGTGCCAGGAGTGTAGAGTCTTTCCAGACCAGATCCAAAACCCAGAGGTGATACCCACTATCAGTGTCATCAGGTACTTGATCATGTAGACAGTGAAGTCTGGAGTCATGCGGGGCCCGGTCTGCAAGGGGCAGGGGATGGCCAAGCCCCTGCAGTTATGGGTGACCCAGCTGCGCTCCCAGTGGGCGCGGAAGGCCTGCTCGTAGAAGAAGCAGGCGATGACAATGGTGGCAGGGACGGTGTAGAGCACGCTGAACACCCCGATCCGCACCATCAGCCGCTCCAGCTTCTCCGTCTTGGTGCCGTCGTGTTTCATGATGGTGCGGATTCTGAACAGCGACACGAAGCCGGCCAGCAAGAAAGACGTGCCGATGAAGAGGTAAATGAAGAGAGGGGCCAGCACGAAGCCTCGAAGAGGGTCCAGGTTGCTGAGACTGACGAAGCAGACGCCGCTGAGCACGTCTCCCTCCACCTGCCCGATGGCCAGGATGCTGATGGTCTTAACCGCCGGCACTGCCCAGGCTGCCAGGTGGAAATACTGAGAGTTGGCCTCAATCGCCTCGTGGCCCCACTTCATACCTGCCGCCAGGAACCAGGTGAGAGACAGGATGACCCACCAGATGGAGCTGGCCATGCTGAAGAAGTACAGCATCATGAAGAGGATGGTGCAGCCTTCCTTCTTGGTGCCTTGGACGATGGTTTTATAGCCCTCTGGGTTGAAGCTGTCATTGCACACCACTCTGTCCCCCAGGAAGTAGCCAGCTATGTAGGCGATGGAGACCATCGTGTAGCAGCCGGACAGGAAGATGATGGGCCGCTCAGGGTATCTGAAGCGCTGCATGTCAACTAAATAAGTGGTTACTGTGAATAATGTGGATGCGCAACAAAGCACAGACCAGACCAAAATCCATATGCGGGAGAAATGAATCTCTTTGTCAGTGAAAAACATGTGCCCACCGCTCCTTGATGGATCACAGGGAGCTGCGCAATCCTTTTCATCTAAAAACCTATAGTTCAAATACGGGGGTACTTGCAGAACAGGCGGGCAACGGAAAGGCCTCTCATATGCCTGCACCACGGGCAGGTCCTGGGTCCCCGAGACAGGCATGATGGGTGGGACGGTGGCGGCGGAGGAGTCGTTCTGGCCCACACAGATCTGTCCGTCTCCCAGCACGGGGAAGTTCTCGCAGCGCAGCCGATCCGGCCACTGAAAGCCGAACTTGTTCATGAGCGCCTCGCAGCCCTGCTTCGCTCTCTCGCAGATCgacctgcagggaggaatggCCTTCTCCAAAACTGTGCACACAGGCGCATACATGGAGCACAGGAAGAATTTCAACTCCGGCGAGCACTGTACCTTTACAAGAGGGTAAAACTGGTGCACCTCGAGACCCGCGTCCTCCTGGTTGTAATGGCCCACTAAATTTGGCATGATGGTTTGGTTGTAGGCTATGTCCGTGCACAGGGGAATTGAAATCGGCTGACAGAATCCATGCTCCGGGACGATTATCCCGTTGTCCCCTTGATACTGTGCTGATatcagcagaggcagcaggagtGCAACAGACCAGGTCTTGCAAAAACTCATCTTCCCAAGTTTAAGATAACAACTTTAGCGCGATGAACTTGCTGTGAATTTCTTCAGTATGTATCATCAGTTCTGCATGCAGTTTTTGAGCGAGAACAACTTTCTAAAGTGAGAATTCTGGCAGTGAAGACCAGAAAGCTGCTGTCTTGATGCTTAGTCTCCGCTTTGAACACTGCTGgctcactttttttcttttcgaCAACTCCGAGTCACTCACCCACGTCAAGGTAGCTACAATGAGGAGCATAACTTCCGGTTatgctttcaaaaataaaattacaattaaCCAATATGAGCTGTTTCTAACATAGTTTCCCCAAGATGCCACAATAGCACAGTTATTTAATATGATAAACgacaaatttgtgtttttttttttaacgaaGGGCCTGAATAAGTTGAAGGCTACCAATATCTGTATCCATATTATATAAATTCATCAAATCCATGTTGTAGTAATATGATAGTTGACAGAccaaattaaaaacagcatcataATCATTTTCATTAGAAGTAAACGGCACTGATATTATCCAATTTTGATAAAAGGCAATGATATAAGAAAGTATGCAAGTATGCCAAAGtatatgcttttattttgaaggcaatGTCGCTGGTGTACTGGTCGTACTTTTGCTCATATTGTCAAACTTGGCTCCACAGCTGGATTGCGTGGCCCAGCCAGACTTTCTGGAGGAGGTGTTAAACTTTCCCACCCATATCGTGTTCAAATTCACATCAAAATTTGACCAAATAGTCAATCTATGAAAGAATGTATGTAGTAATTTGGTTAAATGTACTTGTCAATGTCAATAACTCGTGAattgaaatacatttaatatgAACTGAATAATCTTCAATTacattaaagtgaaaaaagcTAAACAGAAACGAAGTGAATAAAACTATACAAAATAGTCTAATTAATACATGCAATTATTACAAAGCAACGGAAATTCAACAACGTAATTGTAAAACGTAAAATGTAATTATatgcaaaatgcatttcaggCAAAAGAGATagtataacaacaacaacaacaacaacaacaacaacgataATCataaaactactactactactactactaataataataataataattattattattattataattataataatcTGACGTCTTTAAATTTATATCGTACGGATGAAGTCCAGGGTGGACAATGCCGTAGTATAAGTACACCATGGCCTAAAATATGGGGCAGGGTGTGACATGATGTTGCTATGGGCTTTGGATCTCCTGCTTGATGTTAATTGGACCAAAAATAGAATTTCACAGGCTCAGCCAATGTGCGCTCAGGTCGCGAGGGCATCACATCTGTTGGGTCAAGTTGAGGATGGCACGAGAGCATTTGAGGATAATGTAGCGTCAGTGACAGGGAGGAAAACTCCAACAGCTCCCGTTAATTAACTGACTGAGGTAGGTTAGCGCCATGTTTTACCTAGAAAAGTTGGTTTGTTTAAGAGAAGTTTGCCAGATTTGACTGGCAGGGAAGCAGTTTTGATATGGTCGAAAGTTTAGTCCAAATTGACCAAGGCAGCTCCGACAGCTAGCTAACTAAAGCCACTAACCTTTAACGGCTAAATTAGTCAGTCAGTTTGCATTCTCTGATAGCTAGCTAATAATTTCTATATGATTGCTCGCCTCTGTCACATAAGGTTATATCAAATATTAACAGTGAATACCTTGTGTTTTGCCAGACCAGTAATGGAGTAAAGAAATCAGGTCAAGTTTAAGAGAGTTTACGATGGCATTTGACGGGCACCAGAGCACATTTTCAAATTCACCGTTTCCCACATACCAGCGTCAGGTAAGctatagttttatatttacatggCATATGTGCTGCAGCTATAGACCTTTAAGGGTTAtgacaagtttatttttgtgGCACATTTCATGCTACAGGTATAGCCTCAAtgtgcttcaaaataaaaagccaaaaaaaaaaaaaaaaaaaaaaaccccagaaaGGTATTTCTACTACTCTTTATTACTGCTGAAAATGGCAGTTAATTGTATGGCCTGCAAAATACTAGAGAGCAGTGAAAATCATATTTTCGCAGTCAAACCccccaaaatattcaatttgtaATGACACAAAAAACCTGCAGGAAATCCTTAAAATtgaatggattttttaaaaaattgaaATAGTTGCTATCAATCAAGTAATCTGTTAAtgaactaatcatttcagctttaattgtgtcatttgtgttttcCCATTCTTTTTCTGCAGTATTGTTAAATAGTTTGAAGCTTAAAAATTGTAGTAAAGTTTTTTTCAGATGACCTACAGACTCATAAACGTTTGCTTCtctctttcaggctggtggaaaCAATGGTAGCAAGGTATTGTCCTTTTCCATCCCCAGTGTCTCAGTGCAGGAACAGGACACAGCACCCTACATAGCCTGGTCTCACAATGCTCATGATGATCCCTATGGCCTTATCAAGAGTGCCCAGAGGACTAAAAGCAGGTATTCAGTTTTAACTATGTTCAGGTTAAGTGTGTGGTTATTCATCTGTGCACTGTCCTAAGTGTACTTCAGAAGAGGTAGACAATCACACTGATATTCAGTCTCATCATTAAATCACAATTTTTCCAAGGTTTTAGATTTTATTCTGTTATTCAGAGGTAGTTAAATGTACTGGGTGCCTTATTATGGAGTACAAACAAATGAAGCCCTCAGCAGTACTGTTAAattgatgttttctctcttttttttgagaaaagaaaagtttgagTGAAAATCgggacatgttttcttttccttgaaGGAAACCCACTGATAATACAGATTGTGATGGGGAGGCTGATCTACAGGGTCTAGTGTCAAATATTTTGGATGAAGCAGATTCACAGGACAGCTACTGCAATGAAGGGTAAGTGAAGGTTAAATGTTTTCATACTATAGGCATGGGTATATATTACAGTATAGAAAAGGGTGATATGGCCAAGATCTTGTATCACAGCGTAATTAATTTTATATCACAGTAACAGTATGTCACGTCATAGTAATTGTTCTGTAAATTCATAAAATTCAACACCACACTGTACCGTGCTTCATGACATGTGATTATTCTTTTACTTGgaatttccaaacaaacaagaacaaatgCCTCACGAGACAATACtttagcttaaaaacaaaagactcaaaATAGAACAGAAAGTTAGTTTTACTAAACtaactttctttcaaaatggCAGCTTTAAGGCTCCAAATGAGAACAATAGAGATGCAACAGAGTTGTATTATCATCACCAACTGTTGCTGTCACGTCACGTGAGAACGTGGAAAGCAGTCCTGCTGTCCAAATCatgcgaggcagctggattgcACCATTGCTGTCCACTCTGATTATATACCAGAGACACTAAAGCCACTTCCCCTTATGAACTTTGGACACTGTCTGTTGAATCAGGTCCAGATGTTGTCCAGAGTTGCCATTTTACACATGTACCACATTTGTCCATGTCAGACACATTCTCAGTTATTGGTAATATGCCGTTTGGTTATATTTCATATATGTTGTATGAGTTTTATATATGCTAACATTAAAGGAAGTCCTTAATTCTCCTTTTAGGAGCCTACCTACATGTAATCCCATCTGGTCTCCAAAGACGTTGAGAGAAGAACTGTTACAGTATTTTCAATCAGAGGTTAAAACGCAAAATAACCCTACCTTTCCTCTGAACTATGCATCCTGTGAGGCTTTAAGTAAAGCACAGGGACAATCAGTGGACAAAGATGTTCAAGACTTCTGTCAGCAGTCCAATGGCCTTGCTACCAGTCAACAATGGCTTTTTAATTTGCCTAATGCAGACAGGGACAGCAGTACCCTCCGTCCTCAGAAACCACCACCAGGTCTAGCAATGCCCAACATGGAAAACACCTGCCTGTCACAGATGCAACAAAGCAAATATGACAACGCTGaagctgaaagagaaagaaggaataGTCAGACTTTGAATAAGTTCTCTGACCTCAGCGATGTCTTTAGACCGCAAAGTGAAATTAACAACCCATGCTTTCATCCTTATTATGAAGACCAGTGTTTCCAGAGCTGCACAAAGCCCATTAGTAATGATCAGCATTTGCCACAAGACATTAACCAACTGGTCAACAGTTTTCAGTCGTTCATGGCTGGTGAGCATGATAGCTTATGTTGTGGAGACTTTCCAGACATGCACAGGCAGACAGTGGGCATGCAGCATGAAGACAGCATGGTTGAACAATGGAAAATCACCAGTCCTGAAATGTCAACACAGGGTACTCCTGCAGTGCAGACCCAAAAACAGGGGGTGGGAGAATTTGGGAGAGTGCAGATGCAAAGAAATGGAGGACTGAGGAACCAAACATTTAAGTATGATGCCTTTCAAGATCTACATGACTTCAGCCCTCACAACACAGAGCGCTCGCAGCAACCAAATCCATTCTCTGGATCTTTCAACCTCTCAAACCAGTACCAAAACAAGATGACCATGCACAGAGGGGCCACTTCATTCCCCATTAACATGAATATGAACCAGTATTCAAAGcatcacatccagcagagacagatacAGAGCAGGATGAAGCCACAGATGCttaaggaaaagaagaggacgCATATGGCTGGCTGTCTGGGAGAAGGCTTCTCTACAAGATCTCAAAGCAACGCTAACATGAGAGCGGGAGATAGGAGACCGGCCCATTCGCACTACCCGTACTTCTTCCGCTTGCAGTCTCAGAGATTTGATGGAGAAAGCAGCATGGCCAGTGCAGGGAATACACAGCAGTTCATGCCTCTCGTGTATCCTGTAAATGACCccagagggcactccagcgtGCCCATCAACTCCTCCAACTTCACCTCTAGATCTACATTACCCTATGGAAGTAGTGCTCCTGTCATGGATATGGGTGATATGATGTCAGCCAGTGAGTCAGCAGCTTTCAACTCCTATGTCAGTGACATGATGACCTGCAGGGGAGAGAATACTTACCATGGCACGGCCTCAGCCATGGCAGCTTCAATGGAGATGAATCAAGGAGGACCAGTGATCCATCTTTACTTCTACCTGGACGAGTGTTACGAGCAGTTCAGGTGtttggagagggagagaaagaaggtaTGCTTTTGAAATCTTATTTGGTGTCTAGTTAGAGGAATAGTATTTGCTGTACAGAGTTTCAGCTATCAAGTATACTGCATCTACAGGGGGTCAGCTTTCGGTCTGTTACTTGTGGtccatgtttactgtacagTTTCACTATATTGGAAGGAAAAAATATCAATATCTGTTGGGGACCAGGGGTTGTCTACTTGCctgaaaaataacttttttgttgttgctgctgttgcacaGTTGTTCACACTTGTTTTCTGTTACAGACAGAAGCCATCCTTACCAAGACATTTCTTGAGAAAAGGACTGCAACAGTGACTCACACTAAATTACCCAGAACTCCACCAAACCCAACAAGACTTGACCACCTCCTTGTTAACCAGATGAGAGAACAAGCAAGGGTGAGCCCTCCTAATTAATTGCTTCCATACTGCCATCTACAGATGAATTCGCTCACAGCAGCCTTGTTATGTTGTGAAGGTGGTGTGTACAGCTTTCTTTTGCACACCCTTTATTTCTGTTCAGAGAGAACTACATTCCTTCAGGGTGCTG of the Chaetodon auriga isolate fChaAug3 chromosome 16, fChaAug3.hap1, whole genome shotgun sequence genome contains:
- the LOC143333447 gene encoding frizzled-2-like isoform X1, which codes for MSFCKTWSVALLLPLLISAQYQGDNGIIVPEHGFCQPISIPLCTDIAYNQTIMPNLVGHYNQEDAGLEVHQFYPLVKVQCSPELKFFLCSMYAPVCTVLEKAIPPCRSICERAKQGCEALMNKFGFQWPDRLRCENFPVLGDGQICVGQNDSSAATVPPIMPVSGTQDLPVVQAYERPFRCPPVLQVPPYLNYRFLDEKDCAAPCDPSRSGGHMFFTDKEIHFSRIWILVWSVLCCASTLFTVTTYLVDMQRFRYPERPIIFLSGCYTMVSIAYIAGYFLGDRVVCNDSFNPEGYKTIVQGTKKEGCTILFMMLYFFSMASSIWWVILSLTWFLAAGMKWGHEAIEANSQYFHLAAWAVPAVKTISILAIGQVEGDVLSGVCFVSLSNLDPLRGFVLAPLFIYLFIGTSFLLAGFVSLFRIRTIMKHDGTKTEKLERLMVRIGVFSVLYTVPATIVIACFFYEQAFRAHWERSWVTHNCRGLAIPCPLQTGPRMTPDFTVYMIKYLMTLIVGITSGFWIWSGKTLHSWHKFYTRLTNGKHGETTV
- the LOC143333447 gene encoding frizzled-2-like isoform X2; translation: MNKFGFQWPDRLRCENFPVLGDGQICVGQNDSSAATVPPIMPVSGTQDLPVVQAYERPFRCPPVLQVPPYLNYRFLDEKDCAAPCDPSRSGGHMFFTDKEIHFSRIWILVWSVLCCASTLFTVTTYLVDMQRFRYPERPIIFLSGCYTMVSIAYIAGYFLGDRVVCNDSFNPEGYKTIVQGTKKEGCTILFMMLYFFSMASSIWWVILSLTWFLAAGMKWGHEAIEANSQYFHLAAWAVPAVKTISILAIGQVEGDVLSGVCFVSLSNLDPLRGFVLAPLFIYLFIGTSFLLAGFVSLFRIRTIMKHDGTKTEKLERLMVRIGVFSVLYTVPATIVIACFFYEQAFRAHWERSWVTHNCRGLAIPCPLQTGPRMTPDFTVYMIKYLMTLIVGITSGFWIWSGKTLHSWHKFYTRLTNGKHGETTV
- the moto gene encoding uncharacterized protein moto — encoded protein: MAFDGHQSTFSNSPFPTYQRQAGGNNGSKVLSFSIPSVSVQEQDTAPYIAWSHNAHDDPYGLIKSAQRTKSRKPTDNTDCDGEADLQGLVSNILDEADSQDSYCNEGSLPTCNPIWSPKTLREELLQYFQSEVKTQNNPTFPLNYASCEALSKAQGQSVDKDVQDFCQQSNGLATSQQWLFNLPNADRDSSTLRPQKPPPGLAMPNMENTCLSQMQQSKYDNAEAERERRNSQTLNKFSDLSDVFRPQSEINNPCFHPYYEDQCFQSCTKPISNDQHLPQDINQLVNSFQSFMAGEHDSLCCGDFPDMHRQTVGMQHEDSMVEQWKITSPEMSTQGTPAVQTQKQGVGEFGRVQMQRNGGLRNQTFKYDAFQDLHDFSPHNTERSQQPNPFSGSFNLSNQYQNKMTMHRGATSFPINMNMNQYSKHHIQQRQIQSRMKPQMLKEKKRTHMAGCLGEGFSTRSQSNANMRAGDRRPAHSHYPYFFRLQSQRFDGESSMASAGNTQQFMPLVYPVNDPRGHSSVPINSSNFTSRSTLPYGSSAPVMDMGDMMSASESAAFNSYVSDMMTCRGENTYHGTASAMAASMEMNQGGPVIHLYFYLDECYEQFRCLERERKKTEAILTKTFLEKRTATVTHTKLPRTPPNPTRLDHLLVNQMREQARVARLLERIEGLYNIPLPINIHTALNRHRMAICITQARRKEEIANMSKHQRRSAHFTEDTDTLLLAAAVKDLAATTRKLCTALWCALQMALPKPVKRQDHHVDKEAKGTAERCPSPFDRYSFKL